Within the Thermanaeromonas toyohensis ToBE genome, the region AACTAACGCAGAAGGTTTGTAGCCAGATGTTAACCTGGGCACTAGAACAGATAGATACACGGCTGATGAATGAACGTGACCGGAGCCTTTGGGAAGTGGTAGGATTTCGGGCCAAGACAGCTTTAAGCACCTTTGGGGAATTTATTTACAGGAGGCGCCTATACAGGAACAAAGAAACTGGGGAGAGCAAATTTTTCCTAGACGAAGTTTTAGGCTGGCCTTCTCGGGCGAAGGTTACTCCAAGGCTAAAGGAGCTATTTCTGAAACTGGGTAGCGAAGTATCCTTTGGCCGGGCGGCGGAGATACTAGGGTATTTAGCACCTGGGGTAAGCGCCATGAAAGTATGGCAAGCCCTTCAAGAAGTGGGGGAGGCTTTAAAGCAGGAAGGGGAAGAGAAGAGGGCAATAGTTTTTGAGAATGGTGAAGTACCTGGAGGGGAAGAAGTGGCGCCGGAGCTATACATAGAAGCCGACGGGGTGATAATACGCCTGCAGAGGGAAAAGGAGAAGCGAGGGGAAATCAAGCATATAGTAGCCTATGAAGGGAAGGAAGAAGTAAGACGGGGACGCTTTAGTTTAAAGAACAAGCTGGTGATAAGCAGCTTAAGGGATGGGGAAGGAGCCTGGGAAGAAAGCTATGCTTTAATAGGGGAAAAATGGGACTTAAGCCAGACCAAGAAGATTTACATAGGCGGAGACGGGGCGGAGTGGCCTAAACAAGGGGTAGAATACTTTCCTGGTGCTGAATATCGCTTAGACCCTTATCACCTAAGCAAGCATTTAACCGAGGCTCTCTGGCATGATGAAGAAACCTTTAGTAAAGTAGGTTTAGCGATATCCCAGGGCAACTGGGAGGAAACCCGAAGAGTACTTGAGGAAGCGGAGAAGAAGAGCCGGGGTGACAGGAAGAAAAGGATCACCAAGCTATTACAATACCTCAAAGAGAACTGGGCAGGGGTAATTAATTCACCTGGAGCGCAGCGACTAGGTGCTATAGAGGGGCAGATACAACACAACATAGCCCGGCGGATGAAACGTCTGGGGGCCAGGTGGACGACCTCAGGTGCAGACCGCATGGCTCGTGTATTAGCCGCCAAGGCCAACGGAGAGCTAGAACAGTACATATGGCGCTGGCCAGTGGAACAACAGAAATTGAAGGAGGTGGCGAAGGCGAAAGCGAAAGAGGTAGAGAGACCCAAGGTGGAGGATATAGAGAAATGGTTACGGGTATCCTTACCGGCTCTAAGGGGTCCATATGCCGACCGGATATGGGTAAAGCACGTTTTACGGGAACTTACCCGGCCAAGTCTTTGGGCTCTTGTGGGGTAGTCGGATGTTTTTGAGCTTTAGAGGGCGAAAAGGTAGAACTAAAGCTAGTATAGCCTTTCAGAGGGAAGGGCTAGGAGGGGTGTCTTATTACCTTCTCTTACAGCTTTGCCAAGCCAATATCCAAGGTTTGCCATGGGTAATATAGCCGCCATGACCTGTACGGCAAAGCTATATTATCGAACGGTGGGGTCTCATCCGGAGAAATTCTTTCTGAACGCACCTACTATATCTTGACACGGACATAGAGCCAAATTTCCCTTGACAGACAAGAATACCCTAGCCTATAATAACATCAAAAAGTTAGGCGATGGCGTCTGAAGGCGGGTAAAGAAGCTCTCATTTCGCTACTGAAATGAGAGCTTATTATTTTACCTGCCATCCGCGCAAAGAAGCTCCTGGCCGGTAACTTGAGCTACCGGCGGGGGCTTTTTTGTTAGTTAAAATTCAATTTAAAAGGAGGTCGTTTTATGTGTACTTATGCAACTCCAAGATTAAGCCACGGCCTGCTCCTCTTAATCCTGGCCGTCGTCCTCGCCTTGTCCTGGGTCCTACCGGCCTGGGCCGGCGACCCTTCCGGTGCCGCTACCGGTACGGTGAGCGACATCATAGCTGCCCAGTCAGGGTCACCCACACTAGATGAGCTGGCGTGACTGGTCTGTTCTATGGAGACCCTAGCCAATTGATAGCCCAGCTAATCGATATAGCAGTAGTCTTTGTTTGGGGATTCGGCATATCTTACCTCTTCTATAAGGTCCTGGATAAAATCATCGGCCTGCGTGTGCCCCCTGAAGTGGAAGAGCAGGGCCTGGATATTCCCGAGATGGGGGCCCTGGCCTATCCCGACTTTCTCCTTTCCTATACCGAGCCTTTTAGCCCTGCCCATCTCAAACAGAGCAGTACCGCCTGGGCCCGGCAACAACAAGAATTGCCTGCCCGCAATTAAGAGTAAGCACTAAGAGAGGTGCCTGTTTATAAAGGCGTAGAGAATACGTAAGGAGGTAAATACTGGAAAATGAAAAAGATCGAATGTATTATACGTCCTTCGCGGCTCGAAGCCGTGAAAGAGGCCTTGGGTCGCTACGGCATACATGGCATGACAATCACTTATGTCCTGGGTTGCGGCCTCCAGCGGGGCAAAACAGAATATTACCGTGGAAGCGTTTATACCATTAATCTACTACCGAAAGTTAAAATTGAAATCATAACCCGCGACAACTGGGTAGCAGAAATTGTAGAGATCATTTCCCGTGAGGCCCGTACGGGCGAGATAGGTGATGGTAAAATCTTTATCTACCCGATAGAAAATACCATCCGCATCCGCACTGGCGAACAAGGAGAAGAGGCTATCTATCGAATAGGAGTAAACTAATAATCACCGTTCCCTACACCACCGCCGTTTAGTATACAGCGATTCATAAGGCAAGCGAAGTTCTCGATACCGTTCGACTAAGCTCGTTAGCCCTTGGTTTCGCCAATAGGCAAGGCCGAGGGCTTTGTTGACTCTAGGAGAGCCACAGTTTCGTTCAAAGGGAAATCCCTAGGTATAACTTATTACCGTATTTCTACAAATTAATACGGTTTAGATTATAATCTTTTCCCATAGCGTCTCGCTCTATACTGTCGATGTTATAAGAAAGAAATACAAAAAGGAGGGCTGGTAAATTGGTACGCGAGGAAGAATATTCCCTTCTCTATTGGCTAGCAGAGCTGGCTCCATTATTTCAAGCTTGTTTTCCCCTCGACTGTACTATTTCGGTTACGGATCGGGAAAAATATCTGGCTTACTTCCGGGGTCAAGAGCTAGACCTGAAAGTAAAACCAGGTATGGCAGTTCCCGTTGGGGGTACTATCGAGGAAGCCCTCAAGACCGGTCGTCCAAGTCGGAAAGTTATCCCAGAACAAGTTCTGGGCGTGCCTTTTAAATCAACCGCTGTCCCGATCCGGGATAAAAAGGGCCAAGTCGTTGGAGCCCTAGGGATAGGTGTTAGTTTAAAAAACCAGGAGAAACTATTGGAGGCAGCCAACAATATTACCGCCACCCTTGAAGAAATAACGGCTACTATGCAAGAATTGGCTGCCGCAGCCACCCAGCTAGCCGATAGCCAAAACAAACTTTTAAAATTAGGAGAAAATATCCGCGAAAAAATAAAAAAGACTGATACCATTTTAGGGTTCGTCCAGGAAGTAGCTGAAACATCCAAGCTTTTAGGTCTAAATGCTGCCATTGAAGCCGCTCGAGCAGGAGAACATGGCAGAGGATTTTCGGTAGTGGCAGAAGAAATCCGCAAATTAGCCTCCAACAGCGCTCAAGCGGTAAAAGAAATCCAGAAAGTCCTAGAAGAAATTAGAAAAGATGTCCAGGCTATGTACCATCAGCTCGCCATTATATCTGGCATAAGCCAAGAACAAGCCCAAAGCACCCATGAGGCAGCTGGTGCGCTAGAAACCCTTTCTGCTACTGCTATGAACTTACGTGAGCTCGCTGAAATTATTTAAAACTGCTACCATGTATCGCCGCATGGATCTAAGGAGTAATATTTAAGATATGCTTGTGTCTAGCGAAAGAACGGTTAGATTAAGCTAGCCTATTTAAGTGCAATTTTATTAAATACATATGGCTAGAAAGCGAAGAAAAAGTGGATAGAAAGTGGAGATGCTTCCTAGAAGCTTAATTAAATGTAGTCTAACTAGGGTTCGAGCCTTTAAGTTCCCAGAATTTTTGGCATATAAGTAATGGAACTCCCAGTTTAAGAAATAAGCATAAAACTACCTCGCGGGTCCATAATAAGCAAGTAGAAAAGATTAAATTAGAAGGGGAAGGAGCGGGATAGTGGACAGCTATGATGCCATTGTTGTAGGCGCAGGACCCGCGGGCAGCACCGCCGCCCTCACCCTAGCTCAGAATGGTCTTTCGGTAGCCTTGTTAGAGCGTGGCCAGTTCCCGGGCTGCAAGAATGTGTTTGGCGGGACCATTTACGCTCAGCCTGTGGCCGAAATACTTCCAGCTTTTTGGGAAACAGCTCCCTTAGAGCGTCCGGTAGTGGCAGAGGAACTTTGGTTTTTGCATACCGATTCGGCCGTACGTATAGGATTCGGTAGTCTACGTTTTGCCCGCCAGCCTTACAATAAATTTACAGTACTTCGTTCCCGTTTTGATCGCTGGCTGGCTGAAAAAGCCGTTAAAGCAGGAGCAGTCCTCTACACCAAGGCTCATGTGCGCGATCTCATCTTCGATAAGGGACTTTTCACCCGCGGACCGGTCCAAGGAGTAAGGCTAGATAACGGGGAGATTCTGCTTTCCAATGTAGTTATTATTGCCGAGGGTGTCCTCCCCTTTCTCACTACTAAGGCTGGTCTTTTTCCCCAGCTACCACCTGCTTATGCTTACACCCTTTACGTTAAAGAAGTATTGAGCCTGCCCAAGGAAAAGATCAACGACCGTTTCCAGCTGGAGGACAACGAAGGAGCTATCATAGGGATGATAGGCTTCCCTACTTCCACAGCCATTGGTAAAGCGGGCCTCTGGACCAATAAGGATACCATTTCCCTTATAGTAGGTGGGTATTTAAACCAACTAGCCTCCCACGGTCTTAGTCCCTATATGCTTCTTAAGCGGCTAAAACAGCACCCCTTCGTGCATAAGATAATTCAAGGTGCGGAGCTTGTCGAATACCAGGCTCACATGATCCCCAAAGGTGGATATACCTTTCTCCCTAAACTTTACGGGGACAATATCCTAGTAGCAGGAGATGCTGCCCTCATGATTAGCGGCCGACGGGGGAGCGATCTGGCCATGCTTTCAGGAAAGTATGCTGCTGAAACCATAATCCAGGCTAAAGCTAAAGGGGACTTTTCGGCTAAGATGCTAGCTAATTATGCCCTAAAAATCAATGAAGCCTTCTTTATGGAGGATATCAAGGCTCGTCGTGGTAACCTGGAATATTACCAGAAACGGTCAGACGTAGATTATCTCATAAGTAGTACCCTCAATGAATTAGCTAACGAGTTTTTCACTGTAGACCTCTTAAATGAAAAAGAAAAAAGGGAACGCCTCATAAGTATCATTCGATCTAAACAGTTTCCCCTAAAGACTTTAAGTGATCTTTGGGCTGCACTCCACCACTGGGAGGCTTTCTAATGCTGGAAGCTAAATTTCCTGAGGATCCCCTACCTTTGATAGAGATAACCGTAGACAATACCTCCCATATTTCCCTACGTGATCTTAAAAGTTGTTTGCTCTGCGCCAATAAACCGTGTACCTATATTTGTCCAAGCCAGGTTTTCGAGTGGGAAGAAGATTCCCTTAAGATCAACTACTCCCGCTGCGTAGAATGCGGCGCTTGCCAGCAAATATGTCCAGAAAATATAATTTGGGAGTACCCCCGGGCAGGCTATGGAGTAACTTATCATTATTAGTTGGTATTTTTTACCATACAAGAAGGAACTTTTATTCTCTTTGGCGAATACCTTGGAGGTAACCGGGAGCGGGAGGAAAACCCATGCGGTTAGTGGCCATCCTGGTACTAGGGTTTTTTTTATTTGCAGTGCCCGGAAATACTTGGGCCGCAAGCACAAATCCGCAAGAAGAGATCAAACAGCGGCTAAAGAATACCCAAAGCCAAGAATATGCCCTTTTGCAGGAGATCTTCCATTTAGATGCTAACCTCCAGGCTCTAGCTGCTAAGAAACTTGCTCTGACTACCCGATATCAAACTCTAACCCAAGAGCTCGCTTTAGCCCGAGAAAAAGAGAAAGAGTTAACTCAGAAGTTAGCCGCTAGCCGGGAAAATTTCAGCCGCAGCCTCCAGTTCTTTCAAAAACATATGGTGACTCCTTATCTTATGGCAGCTATTCTCAGCCAAAATTGGGCTGATTTCTTCATCCGCTGGGAACTGTTAGAGCAATATATGTACTTCCTTCTTAACCGGGTGTATCACCATTTAAGCCTTTATAAGGAAGCACAAAAGATTAGAGAAACTGTGGAGCGCCAGGAAAGAGAGGTGGCCAAGGCTGCTCTAGAAGTAACGCAGCTTGAGGAGAAATTAGAAGCAATGAAAATAGCACGGCAAGAAGCCCTGGAAAAAGTGAAAAACCAAGTTGCCCAATACGAGCAAGCCCTTTTCGCTTTAGAAAGAGCTTGGCAGGAGACCTTGCCTACCTTAATGGCCCTGTTTCAACGTTTTCCGCAGTTTCCTTGGGAAAAACTTACACCAGATAAACTCCGTGTAAATTATGCCCGAGGTACTGTGGTAGCTGAATTTAGCCAGCAAAAAATTAACAAAGTTCTTTTGGAAGGGCAACACTCTTTGAAGCATATAAAATTTGTGTTGTCACCGGGAACCTTAAGCATTCCTGGGCCGGGTTTTCTCCTCCAGGGTACGCTGGCTATAGCTGGAACCCATAATTTAACCTTTACCCCCCAGACCCTCGAACTATCCGGGGTGCCCTTAGATAAATCTGTATGGGATGTACTCCTTCCCCAAACCGCTTTTAGTATTGAACTGCCTGCTCCCGCCTTCGATCTAAAATTCAGTCACCTGGAAATCCAGGAAGGACGTATAGTACTGGAACTCTCCAGGATATAAAAAAGCTACCCTTAAGGCTTAAAGGGTAGCATTCAGGGGATGGAAGGTGTCATTATTAAATTAGGGATGCCTTTTAAGTATACACCATCTTGTCTTTTTCCTTGTGTAAATTAAGTTTATGCTTATACATCCTGCGATCAGCAACCGCTACTAAAGTACCGCTTTCCTGGCCATCGTCAGGATAAAAGGCTAAGCCTACCGAAATGCTTACCGGTATCTCCCCGATCCCGGGAATTTTAAATACCAAATTCTCAGCTAGCCGTTCGGGAAACTTTTTCACTTCCGGCCCGTCTGATCGGAAAAGAATAGCAAATTCATCCCCTCCATAGCGGGCTACTATATCTTCTGGTCCTACACTTTTCTTAAGGGCTCCTCCTACTGCCTTCAGAACTTCATCCCCCTTTTGGTGACCCAGGCGATCGTTTATTTCCTTCATATTGTCCAGATCCAGTATGGCTACAGCAAATCTACCGTGTGATGGATATTTGTACAAGGTATCTTCCAGCCTCTTAATGAAATACTTACGATTATAAAGTCCAGTAAGGAAATCTGTCTCCGCTTCTTTCTTAAGGTGCGCTATAGTCCTCTCCACGTCTAGAAAAAAGAAATAAACCCCAGCCAGGCTTAAAACAGCACCTAAAGTGTAAAAAAGCACCCCTCCCAGTACCCACGGGTAGGTACCTACTGCAAAGATACCCTCCAATCCTAGTACAAAGAAGAGCCAACAACAGAAGTCTGTTTCCTGGATATTTCCATTCCAGGAAACGAGAAAAGCGCCGGTGTATCAAAAAAGCCCCCATAAGGAATAGCAACACTGGGGTTATTAGTAAAATTTGGATCACGAGTTTAGTTCTCCCCGTGGTCTAGAGTTTAGGGATAACTTCTATTCGCTCCGGAAGAAAAGTTCATCTACTGTGACACCAAAAAACTCAGCTAATCTTTTCATAGTTTCTTTACGGGGATGCCGCCAACCCCTTTCGATCATGGCGTAGCCGCTCTGGGTGATACCTACTGCTTCAGCCACTTGCCTTTGGCTAAGCCTGCGCTGTAATCGCAGCTCATATAGCTTTTGGTTTCGCAAGGGGACCACCATACCCATTGTTTTTTTGCTAGTTATTAATATAATCACAAAACGCGATTATGTCAAGAACTACCAGGATAAAAAAATTACTTTTTGTGATTAACTATTGCTTAATATCACAGAGCGTGTTACATTGGCAACGAGGTGTATCCCCGTGCCCTCTCTGGGCCAAAGATTAGCAGCTTTACGCAAAGAAAAAGGCCTTTCTCAAGCCCAGCTGGCCAAGCTACTAAACATGGGTCAGAGCACTATAGCCATGTATGAAAAGGACAAGCGCCGGCCTGACGCGGAAACTTTAAGAAGGCTGGCTGAGTTTTTCCAGATCTCCGTTGATTATCTCCTGGGATTAACTGATTCCCGCGAAAGACCAGTCTATACCCTCACTCCAGAGGCTCAAGAATTATTTTCCCTCCTCTTGCGGGAACCCGATCTACAATCAGGCCTAGCGGACCCCCTCTTTCGCAACCTCCTTAAACGTATTCCTGACCTGACTCCGGAAGAAAGACAACTTCTGGCCCAACATTGGGAGTGGTCCTTAAGGTTAATAGAAAGAAATAAGGAAATGAAAGAGGAAGAAAATAGAATCACTAGTAAGAAAGACTATAACAAGAAAGATTAGAATGAGAAACCCTTTGCTCATCCGCTTAAAGTGAGAAACACCCGCAAGAAGAGGTTAAAGCAGTCTATGAATAAAAGGAAGGAGTATTGTTCATATTATCTTAGGCACTTAATAAATAAACTATAGCCATTCAAAAAAGGAGGAGTAAAGGATTGGGCAAGCGGGTGGCCGTAGAACGTACCATCAGCGCTATAGGTGATCACTTGGCCGGACAGGGCTTTGAGGTAGATTGGGTAGATATGAGCGAACTTAAGCCTAAGGACTTGCAAAATTACGGGGCTATAGTCATTAGCGGCCAGGACTCTAATCTTTTGGGTAGGGAAGACATATGGACAGAAGTTCCTGTAATAGCAGCAGAAGGGAAAACCCCGGTGGAAATCGCGGAGATGGTACGAGAAAGACTTGAACTCACTTCTTAAAGGCGGTAATAGGCCATAGTTTCGTTCACAAGCTTCAAATTTTTGGGGGAGTTATCCCAGGGGATAGTGGAGATATTCCAGAAGTAGTCAAGATATAGCGAGACCTGGCTACCACGCTTTCGATATGTTTGGGCGTACGGTTAGGCATGGGGTTTTTGGGGCCTTTCTTGTGGATACAAGCACTAAGATCTTGCCCTGAGTTTCTATAACGGTGGAGGAAGCTTATACACCCAACGGACGGAGACCCCGACGATTTCAGCGACCTGTTTCTACCTGAGCAGGAGCCTGAGGGTTTCCGGAAGCTTTAAGTTGTTGGTATAATGTCATTGGGTGGGTGTCCCTCCTTTCGGGGTTTTGGTGGCTACTTTGATAATACCCCTGGGATACCCACCCTTTTCAATACCTGTTTAACCCTCTCAAAGTACTGTGAACGAAACTCTGGCCTATCTACAATTCTAGAGCCCGCGTACCCTTGACAGGTGAGAAGGCGGGAAGGTATAATAGTTTTGCACCTTACAGGGGCGTGTAGCTCAGTTGGGAGAGCGCTAGAATCGCACTCTAGAGGTCGGGGGTTCGACTCCCCTCACGTCCACCAAATTTTGTGGGCGCGTAGCTCAGTGGGAGAGCGCTTGACTCACATTCAAGAGGTCGCAGGTTCAATCCCTGCCGCGCCCACCAGAAACCTAAGGCCTCCCGGAGCCGGGGGCCTAAAAATTTGCCCGCTTCTACCCAACTCTACCCCACTCTACCCCACTGGAAACTACACCTTGTCCGGGATCGGATCGCGTACCTGCAGGATTTCTTCCACCTTGGCTGGCGCCTTCCTCTTGATACGTGGATATCCTGGCCAGTGTTAAAATAATAAATTAAGAAAGACTTTGCCCGGCGCATGTTCATATACTTTAGCTGGCAACAATCCAATTGCGGCGGCCTTTTAAGCAAGATGGACTATAGCCCTAAGGAGAGGCTTAAGTTAAAGATAGAATTTTTAAGGATGATAACCAGGATGGAGCTAGACCCGGCTAAGCTAGGGTTCCCCAAGTATCGTAGGCAGGATCTTTGGGCTTTTTTAAACGTGTCGTCGAAAGAAGTATAAATTAAGTTTTAAGAATGCAGTTCCTGTCTTAAATAGGGGTTTGACGAAGACCCAAGGAGAGCCTCCTAAGGTTTGCGCATTATACGTCCTCCATGGTAATATAGTGTTGCATTGGAAATGATAACAGAAGAAGGAGAAAGCCAGTGGTAGCAGTAACTCACATTTTTACTTTTGAGGCCGCCCACCGCCTGGAAGGCTATAATGGGGATTGTGCGCGATTGCACGGGCATACTTACCGCCTGGAAGTAACTGTTAAAGGGCCAGTGAAGGCCGATGGTATGGTTATCGACTTTTCGCAACTTAAAGCACTAGTGGAGGAAAGGATTATCCAGCGCATTGATCACCAGTATCTGAACGAGCTTTTTCCTTTTAACCCTACTTGCGAAAATCTACTTTTACACTTCTGGAGGGAATTGGAGGAAGCCCTTAAAATACTTCCACATCTTACCTTAAAGCGCCTGGTACTATGGGAAAGTCCCTTTGCGTATGCCGAGATGGAGGATGATAAGGGGTAGAATAAAATGCTGGTAAAAGAGATATTTCTATCCATCCAAGGGGAATCAGCTAGCGCAGGTTTGCCCACTATTTTTATCCGCTTTTCTGGGTGTAATTTGCGCTGCCGCTATTGCGATACTACCTATGCTTATGAGGGAGGAGAAAATTTTACTCCCGAAAAACTTAAGGCCCGGGTATCGATTTATCCTTACAAGAGGGTTTGCCTAACCGGTGGGGAACCTCTTTTACAGCCTAGAGAGGAGTTCCAAGGGCTTTTAGATTTGCTAGGAGAATGGGAAATATCGATAGAAACCAATGGTTCGCTTCCATTAGAGAGATTCACCTTAAAGCCGGGCCACCGGTGGGTAATGGATATTAAATGCCCAGGTTCGGGGGAAGTAGAGGCTAACCGTTGGGAGAACTTAAAGGTGCTCCGGCCATGTGATGAGGTAAAATTTGTGTTAACCTCGGAAGAAGATTATATGTGGGCCCGGGAGATTATCCGCCGCCACTCTTTAGAGGGCCGCGTAGGATTACTTTTTTCACCTGCTCATGGTTGGCTAGACCCCCAAAACTTAGCAGAATGGATTTTGCGTGACGGGTTAGATGTCCGGCTACAGTTACAGCTCCACAAGCTGATATTTGGGCCAGATACCAGGAGGTAGCCAAAACGAGTATTAAAACCTAAAAAAGGAGGGGGCCATTTATTGAAGGATAAAGTCATTGTAGTTCTTTCCGGCGGCCTGGATTCTACAACCTGTATGGCTATAGCCCACGCGGAAGGCCAAGATATTTTTCCCCTGACCTTTGTTTATGGCCAGAAACATACTGTAGAATTGGAAGCGGCTCGAAAAGTAGCGGAGTATTACGGGGTGGCGGAACGCCACAAAATTATAAATCTAGAAGGATTATTGTTCGGTTCTTCACTGACAGATAAAGATAAAGATATACCTACAGGTCGGACCTTGGAGGAAATAGGGGAGGGGATACCTTCAACTTACGTCCCGGCGCGGAACATTGTTTTCCTAGCCTTGGCCTTAGCCCAGGCAGAGCCTTTAGGTGCCAGGGCTATTTACTTGGGCGTTAATGCCCTGGACTTTTCCGGGTACCCTGACTGTCGACCGGAATTTATCGCTGCTTTCCAAGAAGTAATAAACCGGGGGACAGCAGCCGGAGTGGAAGGCCGTGGCATCCGCCTGGAGACTCCTCTTATTAATCTCACCAAGGCGGAAATAATTAAAAAAGGGCTGGAGCTAGGGGCTCCCTACCACCTTACGTACTCTTGTTACCAGGGCACAGTGCCTTCCTGTGGCGTTTGTGATGCTTGTATTTTACGCTTGAAAGGCTTCCGGGAAGCCGGGGCAATAGATCCCATCCCTTATCGCCAATTCTCGGCTCTATGTCGATAGTTGTGGGATCCCTACACATCCCACTTTTGCCTTCGTCTTCTGCGGCCTCCCAGGAAGAAAGCACGGAAGGTCGCC harbors:
- a CDS encoding ISLre2 family transposase; this encodes MIDIRQIVGGVLLFASGLEKLIGECKDFYELEKGIHELTQKVCSQMLTWALEQIDTRLMNERDRSLWEVVGFRAKTALSTFGEFIYRRRLYRNKETGESKFFLDEVLGWPSRAKVTPRLKELFLKLGSEVSFGRAAEILGYLAPGVSAMKVWQALQEVGEALKQEGEEKRAIVFENGEVPGGEEVAPELYIEADGVIIRLQREKEKRGEIKHIVAYEGKEEVRRGRFSLKNKLVISSLRDGEGAWEESYALIGEKWDLSQTKKIYIGGDGAEWPKQGVEYFPGAEYRLDPYHLSKHLTEALWHDEETFSKVGLAISQGNWEETRRVLEEAEKKSRGDRKKRITKLLQYLKENWAGVINSPGAQRLGAIEGQIQHNIARRMKRLGARWTTSGADRMARVLAAKANGELEQYIWRWPVEQQKLKEVAKAKAKEVERPKVEDIEKWLRVSLPALRGPYADRIWVKHVLRELTRPSLWALVG
- a CDS encoding P-II family nitrogen regulator — encoded protein: MKKIECIIRPSRLEAVKEALGRYGIHGMTITYVLGCGLQRGKTEYYRGSVYTINLLPKVKIEIITRDNWVAEIVEIISREARTGEIGDGKIFIYPIENTIRIRTGEQGEEAIYRIGVN
- a CDS encoding methyl-accepting chemotaxis protein, producing the protein MVREEEYSLLYWLAELAPLFQACFPLDCTISVTDREKYLAYFRGQELDLKVKPGMAVPVGGTIEEALKTGRPSRKVIPEQVLGVPFKSTAVPIRDKKGQVVGALGIGVSLKNQEKLLEAANNITATLEEITATMQELAAAATQLADSQNKLLKLGENIREKIKKTDTILGFVQEVAETSKLLGLNAAIEAARAGEHGRGFSVVAEEIRKLASNSAQAVKEIQKVLEEIRKDVQAMYHQLAIISGISQEQAQSTHEAAGALETLSATAMNLRELAEII
- a CDS encoding FAD-dependent oxidoreductase, whose translation is MDSYDAIVVGAGPAGSTAALTLAQNGLSVALLERGQFPGCKNVFGGTIYAQPVAEILPAFWETAPLERPVVAEELWFLHTDSAVRIGFGSLRFARQPYNKFTVLRSRFDRWLAEKAVKAGAVLYTKAHVRDLIFDKGLFTRGPVQGVRLDNGEILLSNVVIIAEGVLPFLTTKAGLFPQLPPAYAYTLYVKEVLSLPKEKINDRFQLEDNEGAIIGMIGFPTSTAIGKAGLWTNKDTISLIVGGYLNQLASHGLSPYMLLKRLKQHPFVHKIIQGAELVEYQAHMIPKGGYTFLPKLYGDNILVAGDAALMISGRRGSDLAMLSGKYAAETIIQAKAKGDFSAKMLANYALKINEAFFMEDIKARRGNLEYYQKRSDVDYLISSTLNELANEFFTVDLLNEKEKRERLISIIRSKQFPLKTLSDLWAALHHWEAF
- a CDS encoding ferredoxin family protein codes for the protein MLEAKFPEDPLPLIEITVDNTSHISLRDLKSCLLCANKPCTYICPSQVFEWEEDSLKINYSRCVECGACQQICPENIIWEYPRAGYGVTYHY
- a CDS encoding murein hydrolase activator EnvC family protein, whose protein sequence is MRLVAILVLGFFLFAVPGNTWAASTNPQEEIKQRLKNTQSQEYALLQEIFHLDANLQALAAKKLALTTRYQTLTQELALAREKEKELTQKLAASRENFSRSLQFFQKHMVTPYLMAAILSQNWADFFIRWELLEQYMYFLLNRVYHHLSLYKEAQKIRETVERQEREVAKAALEVTQLEEKLEAMKIARQEALEKVKNQVAQYEQALFALERAWQETLPTLMALFQRFPQFPWEKLTPDKLRVNYARGTVVAEFSQQKINKVLLEGQHSLKHIKFVLSPGTLSIPGPGFLLQGTLAIAGTHNLTFTPQTLELSGVPLDKSVWDVLLPQTAFSIELPAPAFDLKFSHLEIQEGRIVLELSRI
- a CDS encoding GGDEF domain-containing protein, whose product is MEGIFAVGTYPWVLGGVLFYTLGAVLSLAGVYFFFLDVERTIAHLKKEAETDFLTGLYNRKYFIKRLEDTLYKYPSHGRFAVAILDLDNMKEINDRLGHQKGDEVLKAVGGALKKSVGPEDIVARYGGDEFAILFRSDGPEVKKFPERLAENLVFKIPGIGEIPVSISVGLAFYPDDGQESGTLVAVADRRMYKHKLNLHKEKDKMVYT
- a CDS encoding helix-turn-helix transcriptional regulator, with product MIILITSKKTMGMVVPLRNQKLYELRLQRRLSQRQVAEAVGITQSGYAMIERGWRHPRKETMKRLAEFFGVTVDELFFRSE
- a CDS encoding helix-turn-helix domain-containing protein → MPSLGQRLAALRKEKGLSQAQLAKLLNMGQSTIAMYEKDKRRPDAETLRRLAEFFQISVDYLLGLTDSRERPVYTLTPEAQELFSLLLREPDLQSGLADPLFRNLLKRIPDLTPEERQLLAQHWEWSLRLIERNKEMKEEENRITSKKDYNKKD
- a CDS encoding YkuS family protein; this encodes MGKRVAVERTISAIGDHLAGQGFEVDWVDMSELKPKDLQNYGAIVISGQDSNLLGREDIWTEVPVIAAEGKTPVEIAEMVRERLELTS
- the queD gene encoding 6-carboxytetrahydropterin synthase QueD, coding for MVAVTHIFTFEAAHRLEGYNGDCARLHGHTYRLEVTVKGPVKADGMVIDFSQLKALVEERIIQRIDHQYLNELFPFNPTCENLLLHFWRELEEALKILPHLTLKRLVLWESPFAYAEMEDDKG
- a CDS encoding radical SAM protein; translation: MLVKEIFLSIQGESASAGLPTIFIRFSGCNLRCRYCDTTYAYEGGENFTPEKLKARVSIYPYKRVCLTGGEPLLQPREEFQGLLDLLGEWEISIETNGSLPLERFTLKPGHRWVMDIKCPGSGEVEANRWENLKVLRPCDEVKFVLTSEEDYMWAREIIRRHSLEGRVGLLFSPAHGWLDPQNLAEWILRDGLDVRLQLQLHKLIFGPDTRR
- the queC gene encoding 7-cyano-7-deazaguanine synthase QueC; translation: MKDKVIVVLSGGLDSTTCMAIAHAEGQDIFPLTFVYGQKHTVELEAARKVAEYYGVAERHKIINLEGLLFGSSLTDKDKDIPTGRTLEEIGEGIPSTYVPARNIVFLALALAQAEPLGARAIYLGVNALDFSGYPDCRPEFIAAFQEVINRGTAAGVEGRGIRLETPLINLTKAEIIKKGLELGAPYHLTYSCYQGTVPSCGVCDACILRLKGFREAGAIDPIPYRQFSALCR